AAATCAAGGGCAAAGAATGGAGGCGGGCGGGAATTGGCTGCTCAGACATAAAGTGTCTCCAATTTCAGCATGTTGGATTGTAAACGTGCTCATGAAATCCAGCTTGACCTGCTTCTGCCCTCGATCCGTGGAGGAGGCAGACATCTCATTGAATGGCGTGACTCTGGCTGAGAATAGACTAGATATTAATTGAGTACTCGACAACACTGCCGATGACCTACAGAGCAACCCATTGATAGACGTCTAAACCTCCTTGAGTTTGGTCTTAATGTGGCACAAATACCAACCAGAATGGGACGCCATAGATAGTGCAGAACTCCAAACAATTCGTTACGGTAGAACATCTAACAACCAACACAAGAAGGTTCATTTGAATCACAGAATCACAGACATCAGAACTGATAAGCGCAATTTGGTTTATGCTTTGGAAAAtactaacaaaaataaaatgggatGTGTAACCTTGTCACGTTCACCATCTACGGAACAGCCAAAATGTGGATCAAGTCATCTTGAAAGTGCGGTGACGCCATCTTTGTGTTCATGCGGCCAGCGCACCATCAATCATGAGATTTCACGCTCACATAAACCCCGAGAGCGAAGCAATGTCGAGTAGGGAGCACGTCGACATCAAGCGGCAGCCCCAACGCCTCATAAAATATTGTATTCCATTACACACCCTTGGATATAttggcaaaaaataaacaaggtgGATTCAAATGGATCATGTGTAACCTTAAAGCAAGGCGGACAAATAAAAGTCACCCCGCAATCGTTTAGGCTTTCAAGGCTCATGCCTGCTTTGTAATGAATTACCAGATGTGAACGTAAGCTAACGTTGGTTCTCCCCTTGTTTTTCTTATGACATCTTACAAATCTCCTAAATCCCACTAAGTTGTTTGCaccacataccgtaattttcggactataagtcgcggtttttttcatagtttgggtgggggggcgacttatactcaggagcgacttatatacatatatgggttttttttcacttttttgggcattttatggctggtgcgatttatactccggtgcgacttatagtccgaaaattacggtaagtcagCAGGGTGGCAGAAACATTTCTATTCACATGAACCTTTTGGAAGGGGATaattgattgatatctttatttcgaacatatttttaaaaaaaaacaaagaacactttaaagtgccatatgCAAGTCcgtacaacaaacaaacaataaactggaaaaaaacaagaacaaaaaataacaaataaaataaaaatcagacacGTAACACATAAAAGTAAGGGCAGTGCAAAAAGACTTTGCATAAAAACAAGGTAAAGTTTGATAGAAGCCAATTTATTTCCCATTGGTGAATTTTGTCataaaaggaaataaatgtCTTGTAAATTTGACACAAAAATTGGAGTGTTTTTGTAATCATCAAAAATCTGCGTCCCACTTTCTTgtcaactgtcaatcaaatacTAATTCTATGACGTAGAAATATGGATGCTACTTTTGTATACTTTTCCAGGCATTAACGAGCTAACTAAATGCACATCACAATTGTGCCGCATAACCATTGATGTGAATGAAGATGCTTAAATTCAGACAATCTGGGGGCTGGACTATCCACGTTTTTAGCCGCACCCCcaaattaaaatcaaattagTCTTCAATGTGCATTTGAATCCACATTCTTGCCGCAAAAGGTCATTAGGAGAACGCGAGAAGCATCATCTTGAATATTAAACATGgcttgttcttttctttttgggtgGTATTCATCAAAAGAAATGCCAAAGTGAACGGAAACATATGTCAACTTCCTTTTTGTCCCGACTGCTTCGTGTTCTCTTGGGTCAAATTCCAACAATGGACGAGTTGTGCCTGCAGCCatatttccaattaatttttcCATTGTGCGTGCAGGATTTTATTCTTCCCTCCAAAAGTGCTGCCGAGTTTTACAATTCAGAGGCTATTAGATTGCTTTCTGTTCTGCTGTCCTGATTCCTGACCAGTCAGTCCACCACCTTCTTTTCAGTTTGACCCTCCAGAAAAGTTGGTTTCTGTTGCTTTTTAGCTCACCCCTCGGCTGTAATCTGGAGGTGATGCAAAGATATAGACCAATGGAAAGAAGTATATTTCCGTCTACATCAGGTTACacaaataaccaattcacatgtacggatcaatatgcttgatTAACACAAATCCAAACAACTTCACAGCTGGTTCAGACTTTAAAATTccgaaatatgatcatatttgatgattttagtttaccgtttttttccatgtataatgcgcaaaatgtaactcatttattgtcctaaaatctggggtgcgcattatacatgggtacaatttttttttatttttttattttatttatccggatatgatacggaggccgccattacagatgcggtttcttctctgctgttcacttcaaacacgctccgtacgaacacaatgctctcgtatcagacgcttgctcgatcacctgctcgtttgccgtcacaatgtaccctacacaaatccgaaacatttcttcgctatcgagtttgctagcgcatgcgcagtgatactgaccggcagaataacatccggttgttcccaaagatgatcttttttctgaaataattttacgtttacggacttaagtcggagtcaaaatctgggtgcgtattatacatgggtacaggcttttttccagcatcaacatgccatttttagggtgcgtattatacatgggggcgcattacacatggaaaaaaccggtagatattttaggtctataccgagaccaattttagacgtctaaattaggtctatacatAGACCAGACGTCTAATAGATGTCTATGGCTGATAGGACTATATGTACTACAGAACATGCACACAGCATTTACATTACGATAGTGTTACTTCAACtcaagaaatgtaaaaaaaaaaaaaaaaaaagactggttGCTCGTTCCCTGTCGTGCATCTGACAAGCTTTCCCCTTCCAAAAAATGCTGAGTCAGGACTGTCAGCATTttcgtgcgcgcgtgtgcgacTTTTCCCCATACTGTATATTAAGATCCCACTGATAGAAAGCCGAGGAGCATTACATCTAGGGGTCTTATTCCCCCAAGTACATTCTATCGTAAAACGATGACGCAATTACGTCTAGATCAAGGCTAATACCTTTCTTATGCAGAACCAGTATTCTGCTTTTATTCTCATCTCCCCGTGTCTGTCTGACACATGAGCGCGCGCGCGCTCGCGCACAGAGTCTGCCTCATTCTGACAGGCGCGTGTTTGCGGAGGTCACAAAGTTTGTGTGCGTTCCTCTGGTTTCTCAGCCACTTTGTGTTCTCACTGTCACTCTCTCCCAGACATGTTTTCTTCACGGAATTTCTCTCGGCGCTGACGCGCATGTAACCATAGCAACAGCTATACATTTAATTgcgactgtggtgtgcaaggactggagtcggttaaaaaaaatgcaatattatTAATTGTGGTCTAATGACGTTTATTTGACTACAGTCGGGTTCAGACGACTGACTGGATCTACATGAACACATCCAACTTGAACTTTGTGCATGTGCAAATTTCCTTCGTGGTCTTCATTAACCCAaggggaccaaaaaaaaaaaaaaaaaaacactcgacAGCGATGTTATTGGAAGTGATTTTTCCATCTGCCTTTCATTCCTCCCACCATCTGCCACCGCCAGTGACTATTTGCAGAATAGTGCCCCCCTTCTGGTCCATGCAGAAGTGTGTACGTGAGAAGAGATGGGGGCATACCACGGATCACAGACACTCACCCCAGCCGCTTTATCTACTGTGCAGCTAGTTGCACAGTCGCCATGGGGGGTAAAtgcattcatttggattttggCTTGCTCATCGAGTAGATTGCTTTACATTTTATGTCACGTTATTATGTTAAAGAGGCCCCTTGTGTTATATCTACAATGACACTCAGAGGCTTCAGTTTACACTTTTACGGGGTCCAATTTCCCTTCAAACGTTGCCTTAAAACATAATAATGCTCAGTTTGGATGGACAATGTCATGATATAATTATTTATCGTTGTTTGTTGTGGTGGGAGACAACTTATTGTAGTTGGTTCTGCTACGTACGGCAACATAACCATATGATGggacattttatgactgtttcgTCAGACATACTACAAAGTACTCGAGGGGATTTGGATTTTAAAAATTGAAGAATAAAAAAGTGTAACTGTTTGTTTGTTCTGAAATCAAATAGCACCATCTAGTGTCTCATTGCAGTTTTCGCAGCAAATTAGCTATCAAAATATTTACAATCAGCTTTTGGATAGTTGTGATGAATGATACTTGGTTCACTTTCTGCCATCAGCTTtactgataataataataataataataataataataattaataataacaataataaaaatttaCAGTGTAACAAATCAGGAACTGAATGGCATTAACAGAAAAAAGTAAACCTTCTGGATTGGATAAAGTCTGATTTAAACCAGATTAAAATGCAATTTGCACCAGATTAGTATTGCTGAGCTGAAACACTTTTGCAAAGAGAACAAGGTAGAAAAGTCTGACCATACAATAGTACACCTAGCCCGCTTAATTATTCAACTGCAAACAATCACAATGACCTAGCACCAGAACAAAAATCTACCTTGTTGTATTTTTCAATGTTGAGAAATAAAATTTGCGATTGCAAAAACAAGCGAACGAATTTTGCGATAACGTGCAGAGAAACAATTCAgggaaatacggtacatatcCGGGTGATTTTATCTATGTTAAATATAAACATATTCTCCTCCGACGATTTAAAATACGacagattattattttgtgctcACCTTCACTGATTTTTAAACGTTCCACCAgacttttattttacttttattttccaccatcaccggatgtttttttttttcagttttgttcACGCGTGCTTTCTTAACACATCTTCATTCCCAGCTGTAGAACAAATCGACATCAGCTGGGTTTGCATCAAGTACCACCTTGGTGACCAACGTTGTGTAATTCTAAGCAAATTTCAGCGTGCGTTCTGCAAAGTGTCGACTATTCTTGCAAAGCTGCCGAATATCTCTTTTGTCGCGGCGAGGCACGCGACAAAGGGGCGATAACATTACATCGAACCCCGGCAAACAAAGAGGTCTTTTTCTCAACGTCAACATTTTTCCTCCATATTCCATAGTGATGAGTCATGTGTCCGTCGAGAATGTCCATGGTCTAGAACAACAGGTAAGAAGGTCGTTTGATGTTCCTCGTGGCGTCATgcgagggaagaaaaaaaaataagtcttAGAATGATGTTAGCTTACTGGCTAACAACCGCTAGCGAGATGCTAGCGTGCTAATGGGAGCGCTTCAGTCTGCGACTTTCCTGACGACAAGTGACGACCGGTCAACCTGTTATACGCATTTCCCGCAATATTTCTGACGTAACCTTTTGGATTTAACACCCCCGCAAATACTTTTATCCAAACTCATCTTTTTGTGAACCGTAAAATGATGTTTGATGCAGGAAAAAGTGATAGCTCAATAACGGCGGCCTCCGTCGGCGCGACACGGTGAGCATATGCAACGCACCCGTCCGCTATTATCTCACTGCGTTTGTCTTGCGGctcgacacaaaataaaatggaggtGCGCTAAAGCTTAGCCTGTGGACCTGAGCGCTCCAAATAATGCATTTGACAGCGCGTCACACTTTGCCGTTAAAGGCAACAAGCTTTTTTTGTGCTTGCATGCGTCGCGAAAATGTTCAATTATTCTGCGTCACTAGGAAAAGCCAACCATCCGACTGTCAGTGTGCTTGGTTAACCAGTCGAATCAAAAGATTCCGAAAATAGTCCTCGTATTGCCCAGTTAATTCAATATAAGGCGCAGAATTCTAGATTACAATTAATGAACTGATATTTGATGTCTGGCAGTTGCAATATGAGATGATTCAGTGAAGGACTTAATGCTGATTTTTAAACCCACGCACTGGATGGTAAATGGCATCAGTGCAAAAGTCTTGGGACACCACTGATTGAGATCATTTTTGTAATGACTCTTTTCCCCAACCGTTCATTTTGACATTAAATTGTCAATAGAGAATACTGGCTTTGTGCTCTAAAATGGATTTATATTTTGATGTTATTCAGGCAGTTTTGTTGAAATGTATGTTTTTAAGTTAGTGTATCTGTGCCAAAgccaaatagtaaaaaaaaaaaaaataaatacataatcaTGACAGGTGGGAAGACTATTTAATTGTTTATGTCCGACACTTTACGTTGCTGGCATTGGTAGACAAACAAAGGATATGGCACatattttgtatatatatattttttatactaTTTACCTTGGTCATACACTTTTGAAAATGAAAGGTGCTAAACAACCTAATTTGGGTGAAAAATTGGACTGACCCAACTTTCTTTTTACTGATCCACCCAGCAAATTGGGTTTTCTTTTTCGCAAAACTGTACGGGTGACCCGATTGACATATTTTTCGGGACGCAAGCTCAAATTTGAGGTACGATCGCGTCACAACCTGTTTCTCCCAGttgaaattcaaattgaaaatgaaaccaAGAGAATTGACACAATGTGTCTATAAAACAGCCACAGCATTGCCTTGTAAAAACCCACTTGGCTTAATGCAAATATTGTTCCTCACATTCGGTTATGCCTTGTATTTttatgatatttaaaaaaacaaacttttttgtgtgtgtttccgACTCCAGCTTGCTGTCCTAGACTTGAATGTGGCAGACGGACAAGGTGGTGGCCCCAACAGTAAGCGCTTCCTATGTTCTTTTTTATCCGGTAATCGGTAATCACAACCTCTTCTGATAAAAGTTAGGGATGCCTCATGCAACGGGCCGTAACCTGGCGTTGTGAATTTGCAGCCACAAATTGTTGCATTGAGGATGTTTTTAGATTTTGATTGCCCTACTTACTGATTATTAGAACGAGGCTGATGTCTCTCTCGTGTCTGCAGGAAGATACATTCCTCCACATTTACGGAACACAGATGGTCCTAAAAATGGTGAGGAGCAGCAATTTAGTGCTTCTTCCAACAAAATACTTTGAGTCCTCGAGGCCCCACGTGACTCAGAATGTTACGTTTTGTAACGCTAACTTGGTGCATTCGCTTCACTGCTATCTCACCATTTTACATCGTGTCGTTTGTAACCGACCGAACCGTTGGTGAAACCACCGTcgtctttttttgtcttcttcttcttctaggaGGAAATGTGTTTGCTCCCAGGGCAGGCTACACCATCGCACCTGCCGCCGCCTGTAAGAAGCCTCTCGGCTCAACTTGAAATCTCTCGCCGTCGCTTCCGAACTAATTGTTGTCTCCATCTAACCAGTCGGTTGGGATGGCGGCCGCGGCAACTTTGTCAACGGCTACCATGACAACCGCATGACTGCCGGGAACGCTTACAACCGCGGCCCGCCTCGTATGGAGCGGGGCCGAGGGGGCATGGGCGGCTATCGCGGCAACAGAGGCGGCTCCTTCAATCCCATCAACCCCGCTCAGCCGATGGGCTTCGGCCTGTACGAAAACAAAGGTGGCCATCCCGTTTGGACGGGGTGTAAACATTTGCGCGGTCGGGGAAACTTGACGGCCTTGTTGTCTTCCGTGACCTCGTCAGACGCTGGTGGTTGGAACACCGCCAAGGACGCCTACAGCAGCTTCGGAAACAACAGAGGAAAGTCGGCTTTCTTTAACGACAGAAGCAACGCAAATCGTACACGGTGAGATGATCGGAAATTGGAGTCACATCATGATTAAGGTTGCGTTTGTGtgacttattatttttttttgggctagGTTCGATCATGGGGGCTACAGTGGTGGCGGGGGTGGAAACAGTCGCTGGGTGGAGGAAGCCTGCAATGATGGAGACTGGTCCAAACCGACGCCGCTCAACGAACGACTCGAGCAGTAAGTGGAAGAGAGAGAAACGGGCTTCGTATGGAGAAAAGCAAGATGGCTGTGTCGTTTGGTGAATTAAGGGAAATGTCCAGCACTAAAAATCCCGTCTCTTGGTAATGTCTTGCGTAACCCGACGTGGATTAGGCAGTAGCCAGCTAACAAGATTTCCAAAGCtacattttttgggggaacACGTGTACGTAATTCTCCAACGATCGGCCCGGCGTGAGCGCGTTAAATACGCTTAGGACAATAATCCGCAAGTTGGGTTCAACTCTCCACTTTTCTACCTTCTAGTGAGTTGTTCTCCGCCAGCAACACTGGGATTAATTTTGAGAAATACGACGACATTCCCGTCGAGGCCACTGGACAGAACTGCCCTCATCACATCGAGAGTGTAAGTCCGAATggaaggtctttttttttttttttcccccccctaacATTTTGTTTATAAGTGTGACCTGTTGGGCCGCCTTTCTTGTGTAGTTCCAGGACATCGACATGGGGGAGATTATCATGGGCAACATTGCGCTGAGCCGCTACACCCGACCCACTCCTGTCCAGAAATACGCCATTCCCATCGTCAAGTCCAAGCGAGACCTCATGGCCTGCGCACAGACGGGTATGACATACTGTTTGTGTCTTGAATTGCAGATCTAAGTTGAAGGTTTTGCCGTGTTGTGCGCGTAGGTTCTGGAAAGACGGCGGCTTTCCTGCTGCCGATTCTAAGTCAAATCTACGCAGAGGGACCAGGAGATGCTCTGAATGCAGCTAAAGCCTCTGGGCAGGTATGGAATTTAGTTTCACTTGCACTCCCTGTCAAaagaaggccttttttttttttttactgtaaactGAAAATATTTGGGCTTGAGTATGAGACGAGCTCAGCATTTCATCTTTTAGTAGTCAAAGATGGATCTGAAATATAAATTAGAAGccttcattttttggggggaatttcaTCTATAGGTTTTTTACTGCCCTGGTatgacttgtaaaaaaaaaaaaaaggatgccacACATTGGATCTAAATGGGACAATTCTTCTTGTCACTATTGCTGCAGTTCCATCTCCAAGTTGCTGCTGATTTAAAATCCTTTGGTAATTCTTTGACGTGTCGTAGGAGAATGGAAAATACGGCCGTCGTAAGCAGTACCCCATTTCTCTGGTCCTGGCCCCGACTCGAGAGCTGGCGCTACAGATATATGACGAAGCTAGGAAGGTAAGTTTCCATATTAcagaatgtaaaaataaaactgctttgaaaaaaatgtcgTCGTCGTCTTGTGTTGTAGTTTTCATACCGGTCCAGAGTGCGTCCTTGCGTCGTGTACGGAGGAGCAGACATTGGCCAGCAGATCCGAGATCTGGAGAGAGGTTGTCACCTGCTGGTGGCCACGCCTGGAAGGCTGGTGGACATGATGGAGAGGGGCAAGATTGGACTGGACTATTGCAAGTAAGATACGGACGGATTGACACGAGAGCTCCGCCGGGAGAGCTTTTCATTGACGTTTTCATtcaagacaaaatggccgcccctagAGACCATAGATTCATATGAGTGCTGTGTTTATTGCCATTTCAAGATTAAATTGAAGTTGTAAAGATAAATAAGGCCTAAATAAATATTCCAAAAGATCACAATGGAAATATATTCAAAACATTGAGAGCACATGTTGAATTGTGATTGACAGCTGGACATCTGCTTTTTCTCCAGGTATCTCGTCCTGGATGAGGCGGATCGGATGCTGGACATGGGCTTCGAGCCTCAGATCCGGCGCATCGTCGAACAGGACACCATGCCGCCGAAAGACATCCGGCAGACCATGATGTTCAGCGCCACCTTTCCCAAAGAAATCCAGGTGCGTCCGTTCGTCTGCGCCGTGACTCTACGTGGAAGCAACCTCACTGGAGCAAAAGCCGCCACTCCGGCTCGCCCCTACAGATTCTGGCCAGGGATTTCCTGGATGACTACATCTTCCTGGCGGTGGGGCGAGTGGGCTCCACCTCCGAGAACATCACTCAGAAGGTGGTTTGGGTGGAAGAGAGCGACAAGAGGTCTTTTCTCCTGGACCTGCTCAGTGCCACAGGTGAGACGGTCACGAGGCACCGTCGGTCTTCTGTCCCGCTCGCGACGTTCCACATGAACACACAGgcgcacaaaaaaacaaaacagacgcACAACGTGGTTGCTGTACTGGCGCGAGGGCGGTCGTGGGGTGTTGATGGTTTGGTGTGGTTTTATCCCAAGTCATCCCCAGCGAAGTGCAGGACAATACTGGAGAGAACATGGAGAAGCCTGGTAAGCTCTAGACCAGAGAAACTCACATCcacgttatttttattttttatttttttgttacggCAAGTTTGCCTGCGATCGCCATCTTAGTTCACATCGGTTCCGTGCATCCCGGCATGAGTCGGATCCGTAGTCCAACATGCCAACATGTTTGGATTACAAAAGTCATCTGCTCGGCTTTTCAATCAGtggtcatattttttttcttcttgcaatTATTTTGATGTATTTTCATCCATGCGTCCTGCAATGCATGTTTGTCACTTGTCATCACCAACATAAGCAGCTCAGATTTGAACCAAGGtggccaaaagaaaaaaaatatttgagttcATTTgcagttatttcttttttttggccgACTAGGGAAGGACTCGCTGACTCTGGTATTCGTGGAGACCAAAAAAGGCGCCGACGCCTTGGAGGACTTCCTCTACCGGGAAGGTTACGCCTGCACCAGCATCCACGGCGACCGTTCCCAGAGGGACCGAGAGGAGGCTCTGAGCCAGTTCCGATCCGGCAAATGCCCCATCCTGGTGGCTACCGCTGTGAGTAAGATTTCAATTTTGGGGAATACAGCCCAGCACGTGTAGTAGGCACATGTGGTTtagagcataggtgtcaaactcaaggcccgggggccagatacggcacgccacatcatttgaagacaaattgtgcatcgacttcattTGTCAATACTGAAATGAGAAATCATCAAAACAATTTTAtcaccattcatttttttaaaatatttgttatATTGTAatagtttttactagtctgcaAACTAgtaattcatcagtttgttgtgcagccatcataatggccctctacattgcggcccgcgacaaaaacgaGTTTCCTGGTTTCGAGGCTTCTGTCGCCATCTCTCAGGTTGCAGCTCGTGGTCTCGACATCTCCAACGTGAAGCACGTGATTAACTTTGACCTGCCGAGTGACATTGAAGAGTATGTCCACCGTATTGGACGCACGGGACGAGTCGGAAACCTGGGTAAGCTTGTCCGTTTGTGTCACCGGGCGCTAAGTAGCGAGTCGCCGTGCTTCCAATAAGGCATCTGTTTCTTCAGGACTGGCCACGTCATTCTTCAACGACAAGAACGGGAACATCACGAAAGACCTGCTCGACATTTTGGTAGAAGCCAAACAGGAAGTTCCTTCATGGCTGGAGAGCCTGGCTTATGAGCACCAGCACAAGAGCAGCAGCCGCGGACGCTCTAAGAGGTCCGCCAACGCAGTTTCCTCTCATTGATTCGGATTCTGTAGACGACGTCGCCTCGTCCTCCAAAAATTGA
This region of Syngnathus typhle isolate RoL2023-S1 ecotype Sweden linkage group LG2, RoL_Styp_1.0, whole genome shotgun sequence genomic DNA includes:
- the LOC133150434 gene encoding ATP-dependent RNA helicase DDX3X-like isoform X1; translation: MSHVSVENVHGLEQQLAVLDLNVADGQGGGPNRRYIPPHLRNTDGPKNGGNVFAPRAGYTIAPAAAFGWDGGRGNFVNGYHDNRMTAGNAYNRGPPRMERGRGGMGGYRGNRGGSFNPINPAQPMGFGLYENKDAGGWNTAKDAYSSFGNNRGKSAFFNDRSNANRTRFDHGGYSGGGGGNSRWVEEACNDGDWSKPTPLNERLEHELFSASNTGINFEKYDDIPVEATGQNCPHHIESFQDIDMGEIIMGNIALSRYTRPTPVQKYAIPIVKSKRDLMACAQTGSGKTAAFLLPILSQIYAEGPGDALNAAKASGQENGKYGRRKQYPISLVLAPTRELALQIYDEARKFSYRSRVRPCVVYGGADIGQQIRDLERGCHLLVATPGRLVDMMERGKIGLDYCKYLVLDEADRMLDMGFEPQIRRIVEQDTMPPKDIRQTMMFSATFPKEIQILARDFLDDYIFLAVGRVGSTSENITQKVVWVEESDKRSFLLDLLSATVIPSEVQDNTGENMEKPGKDSLTLVFVETKKGADALEDFLYREGYACTSIHGDRSQRDREEALSQFRSGKCPILVATAVAARGLDISNVKHVINFDLPSDIEEYVHRIGRTGRVGNLGLATSFFNDKNGNITKDLLDILVEAKQEVPSWLESLAYEHQHKSSSRGRSKRFAGGFGARDYRQTAAGGNAGGFGGRGVRNQAGHGGARGFAGGGFGTFYTSDGYGGNYSHSQVDWWGN
- the LOC133150434 gene encoding ATP-dependent RNA helicase DDX3X-like isoform X3; translated protein: MSHVSVENVHGLEQQLAVLDLNVADGQGGGPNRRYIPPHLRNTDGPKNGGNVFAPRAGYTIAPAAAFGWDGGRGNFVNGYHDNRMTAGNAYNRGPPRMERGRGGMGGYRGNRGGSFNPINPAQPMGFGLYENKDAGGWNTAKDAYSSFGNNRGKSAFFNDRSNANRTRFDHGGYSGGGGGNSRWVEEACNDGDWSKPTPLNERLEHELFSASNTGINFEKYDDIPVEATGQNCPHHIESFQDIDMGEIIMGNIALSRYTRPTPVQKYAIPIVKSKRDLMACAQTGSGKTAAFLLPILSQIYAEGPGDALNAAKASGQENGKYGRRKQYPISLVLAPTRELALQIYDEARKFSYRSRVRPCVVYGGADIGQQIRDLERGCHLLVATPGRLVDMMERGKIGLDYCKYLVLDEADRMLDMGFEPQIRRIVEQDTMPPKDIRQTMMFSATFPKEIQILARDFLDDYIFLAVGRVGSTSENITQKVVWVEESDKRSFLLDLLSATGKDSLTLVFVETKKGADALEDFLYREGYACTSIHGDRSQRDREEALSQFRSGKCPILVATAVAARGLDISNVKHVINFDLPSDIEEYVHRIGRTGRVGNLGLATSFFNDKNGNITKDLLDILVEAKQEVPSWLESLAYEHQHKSSSRGRSKRFAGGFGARDYRQTAAGGNAGGFGGRGVRNQAGHGGARGFAGGGFGTFYTSDGYGGNYSHSQVDWWGN
- the LOC133150434 gene encoding ATP-dependent RNA helicase DDX3X-like isoform X2 translates to MSHVSVENVHGLEQQLAVLDLNVADGQGGGPNRGNVFAPRAGYTIAPAAAFGWDGGRGNFVNGYHDNRMTAGNAYNRGPPRMERGRGGMGGYRGNRGGSFNPINPAQPMGFGLYENKDAGGWNTAKDAYSSFGNNRGKSAFFNDRSNANRTRFDHGGYSGGGGGNSRWVEEACNDGDWSKPTPLNERLEHELFSASNTGINFEKYDDIPVEATGQNCPHHIESFQDIDMGEIIMGNIALSRYTRPTPVQKYAIPIVKSKRDLMACAQTGSGKTAAFLLPILSQIYAEGPGDALNAAKASGQENGKYGRRKQYPISLVLAPTRELALQIYDEARKFSYRSRVRPCVVYGGADIGQQIRDLERGCHLLVATPGRLVDMMERGKIGLDYCKYLVLDEADRMLDMGFEPQIRRIVEQDTMPPKDIRQTMMFSATFPKEIQILARDFLDDYIFLAVGRVGSTSENITQKVVWVEESDKRSFLLDLLSATVIPSEVQDNTGENMEKPGKDSLTLVFVETKKGADALEDFLYREGYACTSIHGDRSQRDREEALSQFRSGKCPILVATAVAARGLDISNVKHVINFDLPSDIEEYVHRIGRTGRVGNLGLATSFFNDKNGNITKDLLDILVEAKQEVPSWLESLAYEHQHKSSSRGRSKRFAGGFGARDYRQTAAGGNAGGFGGRGVRNQAGHGGARGFAGGGFGTFYTSDGYGGNYSHSQVDWWGN